From the genome of Candidatus Hydrogenedentota bacterium, one region includes:
- a CDS encoding DUF1559 domain-containing protein: protein MRTFPKGFTLIELLVVIAIIGILAAILLPALARAREAARRASCQNNLKEFGLVFKMYANESNGERFPTLKRWETSWSQEGTSSDQVVCDVPNSRSLLPDVQSMYPEYINDLEIFQCPSSPDFTQNDWHLADDPALAVDPCAYTKDSYVYLGWAILDEHVEVEGANPNANPPDASIDPLFLRLFADPATWTGVFWDHVNSWWETGDSTVYDKDLSFQTVDPASTEAPIYRLREGIERFLITDINNPAATAQAQSTVPIMWDRFAENINRDGFNHLPGGANVLYLDGHVDFLRYPTVHPVTRAYAAMITYFYNSLYGE, encoded by the coding sequence ATGCGGACATTCCCCAAGGGTTTCACGCTGATCGAATTGCTGGTGGTCATTGCCATCATCGGTATCTTGGCCGCTATCCTGCTGCCCGCGCTGGCTCGCGCGCGCGAAGCCGCCCGCCGCGCCAGTTGCCAGAACAACCTGAAGGAGTTCGGTCTCGTTTTCAAGATGTATGCCAACGAATCCAACGGCGAGCGGTTTCCGACGCTGAAACGGTGGGAAACGTCCTGGAGCCAGGAGGGAACCTCAAGCGACCAGGTGGTGTGCGATGTTCCCAACTCACGGTCGTTGTTGCCTGACGTACAATCCATGTATCCGGAATATATTAACGACCTTGAGATTTTTCAGTGCCCATCCAGCCCCGACTTCACGCAGAACGACTGGCATCTTGCGGACGACCCCGCGTTGGCGGTGGACCCGTGCGCTTACACAAAGGATTCTTACGTGTACCTGGGTTGGGCCATTCTAGACGAGCATGTGGAGGTCGAGGGCGCCAACCCTAACGCCAACCCGCCCGACGCTTCCATAGACCCCCTGTTCCTGCGCCTGTTTGCCGACCCGGCCACCTGGACGGGCGTGTTCTGGGACCACGTCAACTCGTGGTGGGAAACGGGCGACTCGACCGTATACGACAAGGACCTGTCCTTCCAAACCGTCGACCCGGCCTCGACGGAAGCGCCCATCTACCGGTTGCGCGAGGGCATTGAACGGTTCCTGATCACGGACATCAATAACCCCGCGGCCACTGCCCAGGCGCAAAGCACCGTCCCCATCATGTGGGACCGTTTCGCGGAGAACATCAACCGGGACGGATTCAACCACTTGCCGGGCGGCGCCAACGTCCTCTACCTGGACGGCCACGTGGATTTCCTGAGATACCCGACGGTTCATCCGGTGACGCGTGCCTATGCGGCGATGATCACCTACTTCTACAACTCCCTCTACGGTGAGTAG
- the recG gene encoding ATP-dependent DNA helicase RecG, with product MQLDDPIETMPGIGPKRAAVLARLDVRTLRDLLLHVPRAYQDRRRMTPVSEAAPGTEVTIEGEVVSARHVRLRGRLSMAVVRVRDATGALNATFFGRGFLARALPPGTRLILSGKVESYQGPALRNPEYEVMSGDAEDLLHTGRIVPVYRLTEELSQRMLRRWVAQALAETDGSVAETLPAQLRSAHGFPEADAAVRAVHFPATLEAAEGARRRFVYEELLALQAGILQERAARAREECGIRHETGGPRLARLAASLPFELTSAQQRAIHDILGDMAAPRPMLRLLQGDVGCGKTAVALHAVAAAADGGYQTALMAPTEVLAEQHFFHMLRTLEPFGLRVALLTGAMKGAARIRKDIAAGAVDLVVGTHALIQEKTAFHRLGLAIIDEQHRFGVLQRARLVEKGEQPDVLHMTATPIPRTLALTVYGGMDITVIDAMPPGRKPVITRRVPPEKTAELHEYIVREAQAGRQTYLVCPLVDESDRRALRSAIRHFEELSTGPLARARSGLLHGRLDASEKEAVLRGFQSGAIDVLFCTTVIEVGIDVPNATIIVIEDAGQFGLTQLHQLRGRVGRGPEQAHCFLLGEAATEDARRRLEILCETASGFDIAEEDLKLRGPGEFHGVRQAGLTDLRVADLVRDARLLDQARRDAQAILERDPLLERPEHQGLAAAARRFLAVRA from the coding sequence ATGCAGTTGGACGACCCGATAGAGACGATGCCGGGCATCGGCCCGAAGCGCGCGGCGGTGCTGGCGCGCCTTGACGTGCGCACGCTGCGCGACCTGCTCCTGCATGTGCCGCGGGCCTACCAGGACCGCCGCCGCATGACGCCGGTCAGCGAGGCGGCGCCGGGAACCGAAGTGACGATTGAAGGAGAGGTCGTCTCCGCGCGCCACGTGCGGCTGCGCGGGCGGCTGTCGATGGCGGTGGTGCGCGTGCGCGACGCGACGGGCGCCTTGAACGCGACGTTCTTCGGGCGCGGCTTTCTGGCGCGCGCGTTGCCGCCGGGCACGCGCCTGATCCTCAGCGGGAAGGTTGAGTCCTACCAGGGGCCCGCTTTGAGGAACCCGGAATATGAGGTCATGTCCGGGGATGCGGAAGATTTGCTGCACACGGGGCGGATCGTGCCGGTCTACCGCCTGACCGAGGAGCTCTCCCAGCGGATGCTGCGCCGCTGGGTCGCACAGGCGCTGGCCGAGACGGACGGGTCCGTCGCGGAAACGCTGCCCGCGCAGTTGCGGAGCGCGCATGGGTTTCCAGAGGCTGATGCGGCGGTGCGCGCGGTTCATTTCCCGGCGACATTGGAGGCGGCCGAGGGGGCGCGGCGGCGTTTCGTCTACGAGGAATTGCTGGCGCTGCAGGCCGGCATTCTTCAGGAGCGGGCGGCGCGCGCGCGGGAAGAATGCGGTATCCGGCATGAGACGGGCGGGCCGCGCCTTGCGCGCTTGGCCGCCTCATTGCCGTTCGAACTTACCAGCGCTCAACAGCGCGCCATACACGACATTCTCGGCGACATGGCCGCGCCCCGGCCCATGCTGCGGCTGCTCCAGGGGGACGTGGGCTGCGGCAAGACCGCGGTCGCGCTGCACGCGGTCGCCGCGGCCGCGGACGGCGGCTATCAGACGGCGCTCATGGCCCCCACGGAAGTGCTGGCCGAACAGCACTTTTTTCACATGCTGCGGACGCTCGAACCGTTCGGCCTGCGCGTGGCGCTGCTGACCGGCGCGATGAAAGGGGCCGCGCGCATCCGCAAGGACATTGCCGCCGGGGCGGTGGACCTGGTCGTGGGCACGCACGCGTTGATTCAGGAGAAGACCGCCTTCCACCGCCTGGGCTTGGCCATTATCGACGAGCAACACCGCTTCGGCGTGCTGCAGCGCGCGCGGCTGGTTGAGAAAGGCGAGCAGCCGGACGTGCTGCACATGACCGCGACGCCCATCCCGCGCACGCTCGCGCTCACCGTGTATGGCGGCATGGACATCACCGTCATCGACGCCATGCCGCCGGGCCGCAAGCCCGTAATAACGCGCCGTGTGCCGCCGGAAAAGACAGCGGAACTGCACGAATACATCGTGCGCGAGGCGCAGGCAGGGCGGCAGACCTACCTTGTCTGCCCGCTGGTGGACGAGTCGGACCGGCGCGCGCTGCGCAGCGCGATCCGCCATTTCGAGGAACTGTCGACGGGCCCGCTGGCGCGCGCGCGCAGCGGCCTGCTGCATGGCCGGCTCGACGCGAGCGAGAAGGAGGCTGTCTTGCGGGGCTTTCAGTCCGGCGCGATAGACGTCTTGTTCTGCACGACGGTCATCGAGGTAGGCATCGATGTGCCGAACGCGACGATCATCGTCATCGAAGACGCGGGCCAGTTCGGGTTGACGCAATTACACCAGCTACGGGGCCGGGTTGGGCGCGGACCCGAGCAGGCCCACTGTTTCTTGCTGGGTGAAGCCGCAACCGAAGACGCGCGGCGGCGCCTCGAAATCCTCTGCGAAACGGCCAGCGGTTTCGACATCGCGGAAGAAGACCTGAAACTGCGCGGTCCCGGCGAGTTTCACGGCGTGCGCCAGGCCGGGCTCACCGACCTGCGCGTGGCGGATCTGGTCCGCGACGCGCGCCTGCTCGACCAGGCGCGGCGCGACGCCCAGGCGATTCTGGAGCGAGACCCGTTGCTGGAGCGGCCCGAACACCAGGGGTTGGCCGCCGCCGCGCGGCGATTCCTTGCGGTTCGCGCGTAA
- a CDS encoding sigma-70 family RNA polymerase sigma factor has product MVLEHLDMMYAVALRLTRNAADAQDLTQNTLVKALRFHNKFKEGTYIKAWLLTILRNTFINEYRRKVRRPTFVELTGAEPSEDRLPDPEVSFEPEPGSTKDLLELLDDEVKEAVESLPEDFRVAVIMADLEDKSYKEIADAMGCPLGTVMSRLYRGRKLLRGKLMEYARERRMVSGPLKE; this is encoded by the coding sequence TTGGTTCTCGAACATCTGGACATGATGTATGCGGTGGCGTTGCGATTGACGCGCAACGCCGCTGATGCTCAGGATTTGACTCAAAACACGTTGGTGAAGGCGCTGCGTTTCCACAACAAGTTCAAGGAAGGCACGTATATCAAGGCGTGGCTGCTGACCATCCTGCGCAACACGTTCATCAATGAATACCGGCGCAAAGTGCGCCGGCCCACCTTTGTGGAATTGACGGGCGCGGAACCTTCCGAGGACCGGCTGCCGGACCCCGAGGTGTCCTTCGAGCCCGAGCCGGGTAGCACGAAAGACCTGCTGGAACTCCTGGACGACGAGGTGAAGGAAGCCGTGGAATCGCTGCCGGAAGACTTCCGGGTGGCGGTCATCATGGCGGACCTCGAGGACAAGTCGTACAAGGAGATTGCCGATGCGATGGGCTGCCCGCTGGGTACGGTCATGTCGCGCTTGTACCGCGGCCGGAAGCTCCTGCGCGGCAAGCTGATGGAATACGCGCGGGAGCGGCGCATGGTCAGCGGCCCGCTCAAGGAATGA
- the trkA gene encoding Trk system potassium transporter TrkA, giving the protein MNIFIAGGGRVGFHLARLLSGERQDVTVIESNPARLEEIDYALDVRTVAGDGASVMLQQSLGVGAAELFVASMGNDETNLIAAATAKGLGAKQVVARVDNPLYVESHILYETILSIDYVLSPDALAALEVAHFIENPGTTASEDFGRGLIHMRQIQVTKTPTRNGKTLKDVAPPGGGVLLGVINRGGKVFIPHGDAVIEVGDQVTLVGQRDKLSSVQQLFQDVDLGPRKVAIFGGSKIGLHLAQALEAKAKSVKIFERRPDRSNQLATKLKKTKVVCRDAVSRVSLEQEHIDGFDVVVAATGDDERNILACVLAKEVGAEQVVAVVHQPDFAQLVRRLDIDLAVTPRTAIANRIVKLVHQREVTSLAVIGEGQVEVVELTINDGASVLGKQLRDLKSKFPRGALVAAILRDKHVTVPGGDDELHAGDHVILIAMAEAVQAAEKLFRK; this is encoded by the coding sequence ATGAACATCTTCATAGCGGGTGGGGGCCGGGTCGGGTTCCACCTGGCGCGTTTGCTCAGCGGCGAACGGCAGGACGTCACGGTTATCGAGTCGAACCCGGCGCGACTGGAGGAAATCGATTACGCGCTGGACGTGCGCACCGTCGCGGGCGACGGCGCATCCGTCATGCTGCAACAGTCCCTCGGCGTGGGCGCGGCGGAACTGTTCGTGGCCTCGATGGGCAACGACGAGACCAACCTGATCGCCGCGGCCACCGCAAAAGGCCTCGGCGCGAAGCAGGTGGTAGCTCGCGTCGACAATCCCCTGTACGTCGAGTCTCACATCCTCTATGAAACGATTCTGAGCATCGACTATGTACTGAGCCCCGACGCGCTCGCGGCGCTCGAAGTCGCTCACTTCATCGAAAACCCGGGCACGACGGCGTCCGAGGATTTCGGCCGCGGCCTTATCCATATGCGCCAGATTCAGGTCACCAAGACACCCACCCGGAACGGCAAGACGCTCAAAGACGTGGCGCCGCCGGGCGGCGGTGTCCTGCTGGGCGTGATCAACCGGGGCGGGAAGGTATTCATCCCGCACGGCGACGCGGTCATCGAGGTGGGCGACCAGGTCACGCTGGTGGGGCAGCGCGACAAGCTGAGTTCCGTGCAGCAGCTTTTTCAGGATGTCGACCTTGGCCCGCGCAAGGTGGCGATCTTCGGCGGCAGCAAGATTGGCCTCCATCTCGCCCAGGCGCTTGAAGCCAAGGCGAAGTCCGTCAAAATATTCGAGCGCAGACCGGACCGGTCCAACCAGCTCGCCACCAAGCTCAAGAAGACCAAGGTTGTCTGCCGGGACGCGGTCTCGCGCGTCTCGCTCGAACAGGAACACATCGACGGGTTCGATGTGGTCGTGGCGGCCACGGGTGACGACGAGCGCAACATTCTGGCCTGCGTGCTCGCCAAGGAAGTCGGCGCGGAGCAGGTGGTCGCCGTCGTGCATCAGCCGGACTTCGCCCAGCTCGTCCGGCGCCTGGACATCGACCTCGCCGTCACGCCGCGCACGGCCATAGCCAACCGCATCGTGAAACTCGTGCACCAGCGGGAAGTCACCTCGCTGGCCGTCATCGGGGAGGGGCAGGTCGAGGTGGTGGAGCTCACGATCAACGACGGCGCAAGCGTGCTCGGCAAACAGTTGCGGGACCTGAAATCGAAGTTCCCGCGCGGCGCGCTCGTCGCCGCCATCCTGCGCGACAAACACGTGACCGTGCCGGGCGGCGACGATGAACTGCACGCGGGAGACCATGTGATCCTGATCGCCATGGCGGAGGCGGTCCAAGCGGCGGAAAAGCTCTTCCGCAAATGA
- a CDS encoding TrkH family potassium uptake protein → MNPWVVSKFLGQFLLALAALMAPSAAWSVWYAEWATLIAFLKAMALTAAAGGLMTLLGRRAKNILFQREALGLVGIGWLLLAGAGALPYMLAGVMGPIDAYFESMSGFTTTGSTVLTDIEAAPKGILFWRSFTHWVGGMGIIVLFIAVLPYLGAGGKQLFRSETPGPEPSGLSPRIRDTASILWRIYLAFTVAQTVLLMAAGMNLFEALCHTFGTLGTGGFSTRQASIAGFNSLAVEIIIIVFMALAGSNFSLYFAMWHGDWRALFKNTEWNVYIAIFVIATFLIAVNLLWAAPASRPGNAAIAGDADDRATLPASGPYGAPHAIRLSAFQAVSIMTTTGYCTHDFDCWPEFSRMLLVVLMFVGGCAGSTGGGIKVIRIVMLAKMVYWRVESTFRPKTVRLIRINDAIIDDGVQRMVYAFFVLYIAVFVGASLCMAALGLPFASAATSVAATLNNVGPGMELVGAVEDFSQVPGAGKALLSLCMVMGRLELFSICVLFLPAFWKHS, encoded by the coding sequence ATGAATCCCTGGGTTGTTTCAAAATTCCTCGGGCAGTTCCTGCTCGCGCTCGCCGCGCTCATGGCTCCCTCCGCCGCCTGGTCGGTCTGGTACGCCGAGTGGGCCACGCTGATAGCGTTTCTCAAGGCGATGGCGCTTACGGCTGCCGCCGGAGGCCTGATGACACTCCTGGGGCGCCGGGCCAAGAACATCCTCTTCCAGCGCGAGGCGCTCGGACTCGTGGGCATTGGCTGGCTCCTCCTGGCCGGGGCGGGCGCGCTGCCTTATATGCTCGCCGGCGTCATGGGGCCGATCGATGCGTATTTCGAATCCATGTCCGGCTTCACCACCACGGGCTCGACAGTCCTCACTGACATCGAGGCGGCGCCCAAGGGCATCCTGTTCTGGCGTTCCTTCACGCATTGGGTCGGCGGCATGGGCATCATCGTGCTGTTCATCGCCGTCCTGCCTTACCTAGGCGCGGGCGGCAAGCAATTGTTCCGTTCGGAAACGCCCGGCCCCGAGCCCTCCGGCCTGAGCCCGCGCATCCGCGACACCGCGTCCATCCTCTGGCGCATCTATCTCGCCTTCACCGTGGCGCAGACGGTCCTGCTCATGGCTGCCGGCATGAACCTGTTCGAGGCGCTATGCCATACCTTCGGCACCCTGGGCACCGGCGGGTTCTCGACGCGCCAGGCCAGCATTGCCGGATTCAACAGCCTTGCCGTCGAAATCATCATTATTGTCTTCATGGCCCTTGCGGGCTCGAATTTCAGCCTTTATTTCGCCATGTGGCACGGCGACTGGCGCGCCCTCTTCAAAAACACGGAATGGAACGTTTACATCGCAATCTTCGTGATCGCCACGTTCCTGATTGCCGTCAACCTCCTCTGGGCCGCGCCTGCATCGCGGCCGGGCAACGCAGCCATCGCAGGCGATGCAGACGACCGGGCGACGCTCCCTGCCAGCGGCCCGTACGGCGCGCCGCACGCTATACGCTTGAGCGCGTTTCAGGCCGTCTCGATCATGACCACCACCGGGTACTGCACCCACGATTTCGACTGCTGGCCCGAGTTTTCGCGCATGCTCCTAGTCGTCTTGATGTTCGTGGGCGGCTGCGCGGGCTCGACTGGCGGCGGCATCAAGGTTATCCGGATCGTCATGCTCGCGAAAATGGTCTATTGGCGCGTCGAAAGCACGTTCCGGCCCAAGACCGTCCGGCTCATCCGCATCAACGACGCAATTATCGACGACGGCGTGCAACGCATGGTCTACGCGTTCTTTGTCCTCTACATCGCCGTCTTTGTCGGGGCCAGCCTGTGCATGGCCGCGTTGGGTCTCCCGTTCGCCAGCGCGGCCACTTCGGTGGCCGCCACCCTCAACAACGTCGGCCCCGGCATGGAGCTCGTCGGCGCCGTCGAGGACTTCAGCCAGGTTCCCGGAGCGGGCAAGGCGCTGCTGTCCCTGTGCATGGTGATGGGCCGCCTCGAGTTATTCAGCATTTGCGTGCTGTTCCTGCCGGCCTTCTGGAAACACAGTTAG